The Amblyomma americanum isolate KBUSLIRL-KWMA chromosome 2, ASM5285725v1, whole genome shotgun sequence genome contains the following window.
GGCTCCACAACACTCTTgaggagattattgaagcagtgaGGATCTCGCAGTATGAGAGACTTGCGGGAAGCCCTGCGGGCAGGAAAATCCTAGCTAGGCTAGGCATTAACTATGAAGGGCAGGAAGGCATCAAAGTCGACCTGCCGCGAAGCGTGCGGAACCGACTCATAATCCCACCactacctaaaaacatgcacccaatcCATCACAAGGAACGCAGAGAGAAACGGGCCGAGGCTCTTGAAAAGCGTTTCAAAAACTCGAAGAACGTGCTCTACGTTGATGCTGCAGACTATGGCAACGGCCGCATGGCTCTAGCTGTAGCGAGCGCTGAAACTAGAATGCTAGCCAGTAGCACAGTTCCAACAGATTGCTCACAGATTGGAGAAGAATCTGCCATAGCACTTGCAATTGCAAGTACTTCAGTCAAAATTATAGTCAGCGACTCTAAGGTTGCGGTGATGAACATTGCCAGAGGCAGAATTTCTCCCGAGGCGAACATAATCCTGCAGACCTGCAGAGATAGCAGGAAAATTGAAATAATCTGGGCACCTGCGCACGCCTCCCTCGCTGGGAACGAGGTGACCCACGAATTAGCTCGAGGACTTACTTTCCGAGCTGGTGGGCTAGCCGAAGGCTTCATGGGGCGGGACCGCTTAGTGTGTTACAGAGAGATCACACAACACTACAGGCTAGGGCGGGTTAAATATCCTCCGGCTGATATATCCTTAACCAAGAGCCAGGCCTCCACTTGGCGTCGCTTGCAAACCAACTCGTTTAAAAGCCCGGTGTCGTGCAGCCTCTACTACCCGGGTCAGTACTCcagccagtgtaagctatgtaaaGCCAGGGCTGATCTTAAACACATTCTGTGGGAATGCCCACAGGCTCCCTCTGAGGGAAGCATAAAGTATTTAGAACAATGGGAGACCTTGTTACTCAGCTCCGATCCGGAGATTCAACTGAAgaccgtccgactggccgaaaccGCCGCTAGGGTCCAAGGACTCCTGGCCGTCGTCTAGGTGGGAAGGCTTTAATCTGTTGGGCAaataaagttttacaatccaatgcaatatgttgcattattttgtcatttatatGTTTTTGAACTTACGCGTACGTATTTGACTCAAGTACTTCGGTGATGGATTTCATTTTTAATAAAACCTGCAATTCCAGAGGAGATGGCATACAGCGAGCACACAAGACGCCAGTACGGCTCTCAGTTTAGCAGAGTGGCTTCAATGACGATGTGGGAGCAAGTGTGAAGGCCTTCATCGTTGCCTTGGCCTTTTAGATCACTGCGCCCAACCACAGACAAAACGCTGATGTTACTGCACTCATCCACAGAGAGAACTTTGCATGCCCTTTGCTTGGTTTCATCCAAATGTAACTCGCCTGATCGATAAAGAAACTGTGTGCTGCTGTGTGCGAGTGGCTTGACTCAGAGTAGCTTGCTACATCCTACGAAATATAGGTTATCTTCGTGATGCTTCTATTTGTCTAAATCTTATTTCAGATGGCTTACCTCTGAACCCACATCGACAATGCACTACAGCTTAGTCGGAAACTACCTGCGTGAGTGACTCCACATCTTCAGCGAATGCTGAGCTCTCCTGAGTAGGACTGTTTAATCTCTGTTCTTTTATTTGTGTCTACAGCGTGAGAATGACATTAAATGTGTAGGACACTACACGCGTAAGCATgtacacccccctccccccgaaaaCTCTTCAGGCCATTGCATTCACTGTAGTTGAATGAATGCCCCTTAAATgctccgctacacggagcattcaaTGCACACGTCAAGCGCAAGCTCCTCTACCGACAGAAGAAACCTTCTCCTAGCATTTCGAGGCACTTTGGTCTTTAAtggcgccgtggtggctcaattaTGCGGCCCAAGCAAAAAGcctttggcctgaagacttttgaccagCCCCGTACATACATGTTGCTGCAGAAGTATACATCTATAGAGCCTCGGTCAAAAGTCTTCAGTCCACAGGGCTTGCTCTTCAGCAGCAGAACTGGCGCATGCGGCATTTTTGAACCTCGCAAAGACCAGATGGTCTTCCTACCTCGCTTTAGTTTGACCAAAGCTGTAAATTGAGAAATTCATATTGTGGGAGCCTTCCATGGATCATCATCTTTCGCCATTATCTCTTGGCAACGCCTGTGGCACGCGCATCGGGTTCACCATTACAGCAATCGCCAGACGCGGCCGTCTTGCCGTTTGGGCCTAGCCTTATTTGAAAGCGCCTTGGCGTCTCGGCCTAGCCTTCCATCATAATATGCAGTACTCTCAGCCGTCCTTTTTACATTTAAAAAAGCATCTAATGCGTCTATGCGTAAAAATTTCGCGCATGCGGTTCTTATTACTAAAATTGTATGAGAGGTACAATGGAGAGAAGCTACGCCAGCTAACCCCAGACAGCCGGGCAGTCTGATTGGCGGCAAGGTGCGGTGCCCCATCTTTGAGCCCGTTACATCTCTTAGAAGCCATGAATTTCTTGATATGGTTTTGCTGAGATCCATGCCCCATACACTAAGACTTCGTATTTCGTTATTATGTGCCAAGTCATCTATGGTTAGGGAAGGAATTATGGTGTTTGCACTGACGTGTCTGAGCCCGTTTTGTCTAATATACAGGTACATATATCAACATATAcataagtttggtttggtttggtttatgggggtttaacgtcccaaagcgactcaggctatgagagacgccgtagtgaagggctccgggaatttcgaccacctggggttctttaacgtgcactgacatcgcacagcacacgggcctctagaatttcgcctccatcgaaattcgaccgccacggccgggatcgaacccgcgtctttcgggccagcagccgagcgccataaccattcagccaccgcggcgagtaacaTATACATAAGTGTAATGACTGCTTTTCCTAGCTCTGAAAAATGTATAGCCCTCGTCCAGTGGCTTTGCCATGCGATCTCAGTGAGTGCAGCATTTCTTTATTTACAATTCCACTGCACCGAATGTTCTCTAAACTTTCGCGCTGGCAGCGATTTCAGCTTCCTTTGTTTTCTGAATTAAAGACAGAGTAGATTAAGTGGGTCGGCAGATCTCTTCAAGGGCATATTTGTGGGTTTTTTGCAGACTGTGGTGCAAATACAACACTATCTTTAAAAAACACCTAAAGAGCAGTGTGCACAAATTCGTATCAACAATTTGCGCTTGATATGTACACTTGTTGACTAAACGAAACACTCTACATTTTGTAGTGTGCAAAGACAGCTTTCCCTGTGCGATTCCTCTTAAGTGTGCAGGTTCACAGATGCATCAATTAAACACTAATCTAGCGGTGTAAGAAGTCAAGGTATTAAATTAACGTAGGCTACGGCGGTTAAAAGCGAACCTCATTCCATGTCGAGAATGACGAGTACAGCAGAATCGAACAATTATTGACTTCAGTCACTCGGCAGCACTACGAACAATTTtaggatgaatgaatgaatgaatgaatgaatgaatgaatgaatgaatgaatgaatgaatgaatgaatggatgaatgaatgaatacgtTCTTTTGCATTTGCTTGTTTGTCGAACACATCTGGTCGAATCACTACCTGTACAattgaaatatatttttttcagtgCTGCCACTCGACTACATCCAGTTCCCGTTTTTTCTCGTCGACATGCCGCCGTCAGCTTGGCACCGCAGTGGTGTCTTCTTCAGATGTCGTTAGTCAAATTTATCTTCGCCAGCTTGATAGACAAACAATAAGAAATTGTTTAGTTTTGCACTTGACCTTGAGTATCCCCTCGTATTTAGCCACGGCAAGTTGCTTGTAGCAcaaatatatttttatttatctCCAAGCGCTGCACCGATATCTCTAACGGGGATCGTAGTTTAGCGTTCTTCATTAGATGCGACCCTCTACGATTCCATCATTTACACAAGTGTAAATACACGGGCGTCTTTGATTTCGGCTTCCATCATAATGTTGCTCGGCCTTTTCTGCAAACTGGTATTGAGCAGCACAACACCATATCGCAATTCACCACGGCTGGTCACGAGGATCTCTACCTAGTGATTTATTACAACGGTCAGTGCCGCAGGCCGCGGCTCTCAGCTCGTTTCGATAACGGGGCCCGTGAAACGCTGTAAGTATCGTGCAGTGGTATACTCGGGTTCCTGTATTCTGTGCTTACGGTCTTCAGTGTGCACTTAAGCATTGTTGACACTTCGATTCGTCGAATGATCGCTTTTGCGATTGCTCGCTTCGCACATTATAGATGGAACTTACCAGTTTGGCTCAGTGACGGACACATCCCCTTTGTCACTCCACGCAGGCCAATTAACTTCGGCGCCCTGGGGACTATACTGGCAAAGCAAATAGTCTACGGCTTCGGAGAGCAAGGTGGGAAAATGATACTGGTCGCTTGATTTATTCCTGTTTTGTTCCCTTCTGCAATGCCGTCTAACTGAAAGCGGTAAAATGAAAAGGAGGGAGCGGAACTAGACGCAATTCGAAGGCCCGCTCAAAGGTGATCAGTCGAAACTCGCACCTTTGGAGACTGGCACTTGTGACTGGCAGACTTGTTAGACAATCATTAATTCGTATTTAGTTATTTGTGTGACCAAACCCAGGCGTTCCGAGTGTACTATACACCATACCTGGCACACAGCCCCGAAGCATGGGGCAGATCTTCTTCATCGCTTACGCAATGGTACGTGTCCTAGGACGACGCAAGATGCTTCGCGTTTTGCAAGCCCAAAACGGAACAGTGGTTTCCATATAACAATATCTTTATTGCGCCCTTAAAGCTCCTTACGGTTCCAAGTGTCCATGATTATTTTTGgcccgctactgatccggagttcccgggttcgaacccgaccgcatcggccacgtttcgatggacgAGAAACGAAAatcatccgtgtgctgtgcgatgtcagtgcacgttaaagttcgccaggtggtcgaaattactccggagccctccactacggcacctctttcttcccttctactttcactccctcctttatccctacccttaaggcgcggttcaggtgtccaccgatatgtgagacggataatgcgccatttccttccccaaaataataataataataattgttttttatggaagggaaatggcgcagtatctgtctcatatatcgttggacacctgaaccgcgccgtaaggaaagggataaaggaggcagtgaaagaagaaagggagaggtgccgtagtggagggctccggaataatttcgaccacctggggatctttaacgtgcactgacatcgcgcagcacacgggcgcctaagcgttttgcctccataaaaacgcagccgccgcggtcaggttcgaacctgggtactccggatcagtagccgagcgccctaaccactgagccaccgcagcgggcttccccaaaaaccaattttcaattcccCGCTGTTGCAGCGTTGCCTCAAACGCTGGTAAACGTAATGACTTCGACAAGTTTTCTCTCCTCCACTCTATAGCTTTTCACTAAGCGATGGGATTGAGAAAtaatacttaataataataataataataataataataataataataataataataataataataataataataataataataataattggtatttggggaaaggaaatggcgcagcatctgtctcatatatctttggacacctgaaccgagagATAATCCTTTGAAAATTTGAGCTGACCTCTTCCCGAGGAGCGTAGCATGTTTTGATACATTCGGTGACGCTCTTCATCGGCGACGCTCTTCGGTAGAAGAATGAGAAGCGGCAGTGTCCATTCACCAACTCCTGTAGCCCGGACCTCGCGTTATCGACACCTTTGTGGTTTTTCAGAATGAAGGACCATCTTCAGGGTTTGCGCTTCGCGTCCAGGCAAAACACACTGCATTGTGGCGTTgttggcagcagcagccgctctAATTCTCGATGTCAAACAGAGACTATGCATCGGGTGCTACAAAGAACCGCCGCAGCGGAGACTGCTTCAGAAGATGACGCGCTCCTGAGAAAGAGGCCATGTAGATTTGAAAGTATTTCCGTCACTTAAATAACAGCCGAAGCTAAATGCAAAACTTGTTGAACACGCCTCGTATGCGGCTTACATGCTTACTAAGGCCACAATGTTGCGCCACTTGGTCAGGCCTGCATACCCAGAAGTTCTGAAGACGCGCATTTTTAACGGGAAGCTTTTTACCCACACAATTATTTCATGCGGTGTAAGATTCCACCTATACCAATCAGTATATCCGTAGATCTCCCCTCGGCAGACTTGCGCTTTTTGCACTTATTTGCTTCTTTTTTAAAGCATCCTCATAACCTAATTCTGAACAGTATGTATAGAATGCAATGTATATCGATTCTAAGACCACTTGAGCCCTGATAACCCCCCAATGCGGCGTTCGGTGCAACTAATGCCGGCGTGTTTCAAACGACCAAGAAAACGGctgaacagttcagagaaataaACATATACTTCCAGAATTTCTCCCCTTCCCCTGAACGTAGGGGTGTCCACGAGAACTGTAAAAACACCAGTGTAATGAGAATGTCCGTTCCAAAGAGTACCTAAGCCacacgacagacagacagacagacagacagacagacagacagacagacagacagacagacagacagacagacagacagacagacagacagacagacagacagacagacagacagacagacagacagacagacagacagacagacagacagacagacagacagacagacagacagacagacagacagacagacagacagacagacagacagacagacagacagacagacagacagacagacagacagacagacagacagacagacagacagacagacagacagacagacagacagacagacagacagacagacagacagacagacagacagacagacagacagacagacagacagacggacggacggacggacggacgaacaggAATATGTTCTATCGTTTGTTCTCTGTCTTGCTTCTCGCTAGTCTTCGCCTTCTCCGTCGGGTCACATGGCTCCTGAAAACTTTATGATCACTACGCACTACGGCGGCGGCGCTGTCTATGAGAAACTCGACCATACCGCTAACGTTGTGCAAAGACAATGATCGCTGCGAGCTCAATGGATCTTTTTGTTGCTTCAAGCCGCTTTGGAGCTATAGTTGAACTTCTCTCTGAACGGGGTAGCAAATGATGGTACTTTGGAAATGGTCAGGTCTTTGTGGGTGCTCCTGGAATTAAAGGGGGCCTTGTCAGCCTTCATATCCCATTGTGGCCGCTTTATGGAGAAAGAGCGGAGGTTTAGCACCAGCAGAAACATCCCTAACCTTTCTTCACCTCGATGAGGAGAAAAATATCGGTCAACTTTTTCTCACGTTTCCATTTCCCTCTTAGATAACGCTTATTCTAGAACCCCTTTCCCGTGTGCTTTTGTTAACTAATCACACTACACTTCTAATTTTTGATGAGTTCATACTGTGCCCGGCGAAAGCAGAAAAGGGTCCCGAATAATGTAGAATGACTCTGTGgtgttttctttcgttttctttccgCCCGCAGTCCAGGTGCAAAGTAACGCGCAAGCATTCCATTTACCATTTCCTGCGCCCAAGGGAGCAGGCACCCAATCGCTTCAGGTAAGGAGGGACGCCACTAAGTGACACTCTGTCACATGGACATGAACGTCAGTGCAGGACCCTACAACATGCCCTTTACATAGGAGCGTATATAGTGCTCACCACGATGAGCGCAGAAACATTGGTAGTTGCCCCAATGGGATGCGGACTGCTTCCAGATCGTGGCGTACGTTTGTGGCGCAGGTTGATCTTCGCCTTAAGGCGCATGCCTCCAGCTAGGATTTCGACCAGGCTTAGCCGGTGTACTGCGCGGTAGCCAATCTGTGGGCGGCTTCTAGAATTCCCGCTTCAACAACTAGGCCGGCGTGTGTCTGCTGGCGTTGTTGTTTCCCTTGGGGCTTCTATGGAGGGACGGATTCATAGATAACTCTTGGAGGGATCAGTCTGGAGAGGAGGAATAACTTCATTTTAAGAAAAAAACATAAGGTCCTCAACGTTGGGCTCCTGCTTGTTCACGAGTCTATTGGCCTGGGCCTCACGGAGAGAGCTCTGTCAACTAGTTATGTTTTGGCCAGCCGGCTGAGCAGCTTGCAGAGCGGTTTCCCTTGAGGAGCGGGATGAGTTTTGCAGACCACCACATCCTGAATAGTGTGCTTCGTCAAAAATGAAAGCTAGTTTCGTTAATGACGTACTTAAAAGCCGGTTGTCTGGGCCCTTTAAGGAGACTTGCAGGCTTGCATTCAACGTGAGCACGCACTGATCTCGGTAACGGGAGAGCATAAGTGGCGGTACATATAATGGTGGTGTTTCCTTAAAACCCGTGTCCTCTTAATGCGACGGATTCACGCCATGCCTCTGTGCGCACTCAAAACAACGGCTGCTTTTCACAAAAGTCGAACCTTATGCGCCTTCTCGCTTGTTTATTCGTTTATTTCATCGTTCGTTCATTCATTGATTCTATTGTCTTTCCCGTTTTCTTCTCCGCAGGACTGATTCCCCTGATGAACTTCGAGAGGTTCTCGAGCGCATTCGGTTGCAAGACTGGAACCATAATGAGCCCCGACCAGAAGTGTCTCGTCTGGTAGCTGCACGACACGCAACCAGGAGGCGTTGACTACGTTAGCATAGCAATACAAATAGGAAGATTGgaggcaggttttttttttaattcataaaTGACTTACGTGGACGTGAAGCATTTAGTGCCTACTTTGTGTATTAAAGCCCGAGCACAAATCGTATTTATCCTGGCGGTTTTCCCTCCTAAGGTATGGTGACTTGCGCTATGTTGGGAACAACTCACGAATTGCATCCACGAAGCAAACAAAAATATCACAGGGACATCTCATTAATTTACATTGCCAATGCGATAGCTTAAGAAGCTGTTGATGTGTTTACCTGAAGTGACGTCAATTCCGACCTGGTGATGTCACACTCTTACAGCCAATGTGTGACTCCGTTCCCCTGCAACCAATCAGGGAATTTATCTTCCAACCACGCATTTTCTTCCTGATGAGGCTTCTataatgatatcgcattaaaaaaTGGCTTTGGTTGAGctcaggttaaacctggagtgacgcgatagctacagctggccgagtggaacttgctcagtagaattgcaaagtcagtcgttcgccgctccgtttcgctgggctttccttcatcttcgtacatggacgtggattcactctccccgCCCACCTCTCCCCCTCAACACTGCCtccccccccactcggtttcgccagcgcgccgcgccgcctcaactgctccgcaccacgtgaccagccacggcgccggtacgctgaaagctcgaaatgcttgcgtaatgtagctatcgctgcaaaatca
Protein-coding sequences here:
- the LOC144119900 gene encoding neprilysin-1-like codes for the protein MPPSAWHRSGVFFRCRVPSVLYTIPGTQPRSMGQIFFIAYAMSRCKVTRKHSIYHFLRPREQAPNRFRSWRLIPLMNFERFSSAFGCKTGTIMSPDQKCLVW